The Desulfococcus multivorans DNA window AGATCGTTGTCTCCGAAGGGGATATGGCGTTTTACGTCAACCTCAACGACTATGTCGACACCGGGCTCTTTTCCGATCACCGGAACACCCGGCGGATGGTGCGGGATATGGCCCCGGGAAAGGATTTCCTGAACCTGTTCTGCTACACCGGCACCTTCACCTGCTACGCTGCTGCAGGCGGTGCGCGGCGAACCGTCTCCGTCGACCGGTCGGAGACCGCCATCCGTTGGGCGAGAGAGAACATGGCGCTTAACGGCATCCCCGAGACGGGCCATTCCCTGATCCAGGCCGATACCTTCGATTTTCTCGAACGGGCCGATCATGAGCATCAAAAATTCGATCTGGCCGTGGTCGACCCGCCGTCCTTTTCAACGAGCCGGGATCCCCGGCAAAATCTGGACGGTTCTTTTGACGTCTCCACCGACCATCCCGTCCTGCTCGATGCCGTCATCCGACGGATGCACAAAGGGGGCATCATCGTCTTTTCCACCAACCACCAGAATTTCGAGCCCCGCATGGACCGGCTGCCCATCACCGACATCGAGGAGATCACCGCCAGGACGATCCCCGAAGACTACGCCGGCAAACGGAAGACCATCCACCGGTGCTGGAAGATTGTGGTTTGATCAGACGGAAGCCTCCGGGGTGATTTTCACGGCTATGCCTGACGGCCTTTGCGGGTTGGGTTCCAGGGGGCGGATGCCGGAACCGTCCGTTTGTCCATGACGTTCCATATCGCCCGGATGGAAGCTTTTCGTTGCGATTGGATTGCTCTGCGTTTTTTCCACATGTTCGGGATGTCCAGGAGGGCGTCACGCT harbors:
- a CDS encoding class I SAM-dependent methyltransferase encodes the protein MTDDVTTQKYRRQAEMLGNRIKKRFKHLHRRYARQNIEAFRLYDWDIPEIRAVVDWYAGHLVVSEYTRRQSTPEWLPMMGTAAAGALNVPMEKVHLKQRFTGGGDGVRYERIDTTDEKIVVSEGDMAFYVNLNDYVDTGLFSDHRNTRRMVRDMAPGKDFLNLFCYTGTFTCYAAAGGARRTVSVDRSETAIRWARENMALNGIPETGHSLIQADTFDFLERADHEHQKFDLAVVDPPSFSTSRDPRQNLDGSFDVSTDHPVLLDAVIRRMHKGGIIVFSTNHQNFEPRMDRLPITDIEEITARTIPEDYAGKRKTIHRCWKIVV